One genomic window of Ilyobacter polytropus DSM 2926 includes the following:
- the recN gene encoding DNA repair protein RecN, protein MLRELRIENLAIIEELELEFGDGLITLTGETGAGKSIILSGINLLIGEKANVEMLRDGEEYLMAEGVFETSDYQTEELKELGIEVEEGELIVRRVLDKNGRGKAFVNGKRVPVSSLKQIMGTLVDLVGQHSHQMLLNKNNHIKLLDKFLGDKSQDIRSKIENTVERYGKISRKISEIEEIKKEIQEKKDFYEFQLNEINSLSLKSGEDEELEDEYKKLFNSGKIKENLINSYTLLKDGEHNAMSFIYNSKKFLESVSKYGKEFEEAQDKLEKIYYDLEDVVYIIENLEEDTDTDEFRLNELVDRLDKINSLKKKYGFTIEEILDYRDDLQKKLDTLHESNFEEKKLIKERDELTALYKKYAEKLSAARKESAALIESRMENELKYLNMKDSMFKISFGLIEGMGRNGSDQVEFLITTNKGQSPKPLSKIASGGEVSRIMLALKSIFSVVDNVPILVFDEIDTGVGGETVRKIASKLKDIGGNSQVVCITHSPAIASKATQQFYIEKKTHADKTVTTVRELNYKGRIEEIGRMLAGENITEAVLKHAKEILDEI, encoded by the coding sequence ATGTTAAGGGAGTTAAGGATAGAAAACCTTGCTATAATAGAGGAACTTGAGTTGGAGTTTGGAGATGGGCTCATAACCCTGACCGGAGAAACTGGTGCTGGAAAATCCATAATACTCAGCGGAATAAACCTTCTTATCGGAGAAAAGGCAAATGTTGAAATGCTTCGAGACGGAGAGGAATACCTAATGGCAGAGGGAGTATTTGAAACCAGTGACTACCAGACTGAGGAACTAAAAGAGCTAGGTATAGAGGTGGAAGAGGGAGAACTCATAGTGAGAAGGGTGCTCGATAAAAATGGAAGAGGAAAAGCCTTTGTAAACGGTAAAAGGGTTCCTGTATCAAGCCTAAAGCAGATAATGGGTACCCTCGTAGATTTAGTGGGTCAGCATTCACATCAGATGCTTTTAAACAAAAATAATCATATAAAACTTTTGGACAAATTTCTCGGTGATAAGTCACAGGATATAAGATCAAAAATTGAGAACACAGTGGAACGATATGGGAAAATAAGCAGAAAAATCTCTGAAATTGAAGAGATAAAAAAAGAGATACAGGAGAAAAAAGATTTTTATGAATTTCAGCTTAACGAGATAAATTCTTTATCATTGAAATCGGGTGAAGATGAAGAGCTAGAAGATGAATATAAAAAACTTTTTAATTCTGGTAAAATAAAGGAAAATCTTATAAACTCTTATACGCTTTTAAAAGACGGTGAGCATAATGCCATGTCCTTTATCTACAACTCCAAGAAATTTCTGGAGTCTGTTTCAAAATACGGAAAAGAATTTGAAGAGGCCCAGGATAAGCTTGAAAAGATTTATTATGATTTAGAAGATGTTGTCTATATAATAGAAAACTTAGAAGAGGATACAGACACCGATGAGTTTAGACTAAATGAACTTGTAGACAGGTTAGACAAAATAAATTCTTTGAAAAAAAAGTATGGATTTACAATAGAGGAAATTCTAGACTACAGAGATGACCTACAGAAAAAATTGGATACACTTCATGAGAGTAACTTTGAAGAGAAAAAGCTAATAAAAGAGCGGGATGAACTGACAGCATTATACAAAAAATATGCTGAAAAACTAAGTGCAGCAAGAAAGGAAAGTGCAGCTCTTATAGAGAGCAGGATGGAAAATGAGCTCAAGTATCTAAATATGAAGGACAGTATGTTTAAAATATCATTTGGGCTTATAGAAGGGATGGGGAGAAACGGCTCTGATCAGGTGGAATTTCTTATCACCACCAATAAAGGACAGAGTCCTAAACCACTGTCTAAAATTGCTTCTGGAGGAGAGGTGAGCCGTATTATGCTTGCCTTGAAATCCATATTTTCTGTGGTGGATAATGTCCCTATCCTTGTATTTGATGAGATAGATACAGGGGTAGGTGGGGAAACAGTGAGGAAGATTGCCAGCAAGTTAAAAGATATAGGCGGGAATTCCCAGGTGGTATGTATAACTCACTCTCCTGCAATAGCCTCTAAGGCTACGCAGCAGTTTTATATAGAAAAGAAAACTCATGCAGATAAAACTGTTACAACTGTGAGAGAACTTAACTACAAGGGACGTATAGAA
- a CDS encoding NAD(+)/NADH kinase has product MKKVCLIYNRDKVKALEFYRKTKKYFMDNGLKIYSLEDAWQCDFAVVIGGDGTLLKAAKELIEKPDIFVIAVNMGSLGFITEIKEQEAFDTYDRVLDGYYQLEKRRVLEISLGDRNFHALNEVVISKGGMLTKLVRIGVYSNDEYVNTYRADGVIVATPTGSTAYSLSAGGPIIKPNIKAMLITPIAPHNLSTRPVVVDGDEELEFIIEDMERVGYLTVDGEKSFKISYGEKVRVRYSDKTLKLVLSENRDYYGVLREKLKWGDRLC; this is encoded by the coding sequence ATGAAAAAAGTATGCTTGATATACAACAGGGATAAGGTTAAAGCCCTTGAATTTTACAGGAAGACAAAAAAATACTTTATGGATAACGGACTAAAAATCTACTCCTTAGAAGATGCTTGGCAGTGTGATTTTGCAGTGGTTATAGGAGGAGACGGAACTCTTTTGAAAGCTGCCAAAGAGCTGATAGAAAAGCCTGATATTTTTGTAATAGCTGTAAATATGGGCAGTTTGGGCTTTATAACTGAGATAAAGGAGCAGGAAGCTTTTGACACCTATGACAGGGTTTTAGATGGATACTATCAGCTTGAAAAAAGAAGAGTTCTTGAAATAAGTTTAGGTGATAGGAATTTTCATGCCTTAAATGAAGTTGTGATATCAAAAGGAGGTATGCTCACAAAGTTGGTTAGAATAGGTGTGTATTCTAATGACGAATATGTAAATACCTACAGAGCTGACGGAGTAATAGTAGCAACTCCTACAGGATCTACAGCCTATTCTCTTTCTGCAGGAGGGCCCATAATAAAGCCTAATATCAAGGCTATGCTTATAACTCCCATTGCTCCTCATAACCTAAGTACAAGACCAGTGGTGGTAGATGGAGACGAAGAACTGGAATTTATAATAGAAGATATGGAAAGAGTTGGTTATCTCACAGTAGACGGAGAAAAGTCATTTAAAATATCATACGGTGAGAAGGTAAGAGTTAGATATTCAGATAAGACTTTGAAACTAGTTCTTTCTGAGAACAGAGATTATTATGGAGTTTTGAGAGAAAAGCTTAAGTGGGGCGATAGATTATGTTAA
- a CDS encoding murein hydrolase activator EnvC family protein: MKKWVVFFFIISSISYGDQLSDMKKKMGDIEKGIKKSSKEIKVIGQNRELIKKQISDLENELKKIESEKKELLIKISSLSKKIDYSKRNLNFSSEELKIKNREYNAKLEAWNRVKKNKTEKDYVQSKKRNFKELLYADLETLEHIRVVQKDIDLVKNDIEKDRREQTRLKNILAQKERQGERKKREKDTLIAQLNKKEIYHKKNISTLEIKKKNIAKEIDRIIIERARKVKNIDISTAKSKIGKMKKPLNGRYAVTFGQKKQGNVTSSGIEIASSLGSRVKSAASGKVIYAGKFQGLGKVVMVDYGYNMIGIYGNLISHYVKVGSIVKKGQDIGILGMSTDGKPSLYYELRFNLKAINPLLMF; this comes from the coding sequence GTGAAAAAATGGGTGGTTTTTTTCTTTATAATCTCTTCAATTTCATATGGAGACCAGCTTTCTGACATGAAAAAAAAGATGGGAGACATAGAGAAGGGAATAAAAAAAAGCAGCAAAGAGATAAAAGTAATAGGTCAAAACAGAGAACTCATAAAAAAACAGATAAGTGATCTAGAAAATGAATTAAAAAAGATTGAAAGCGAAAAAAAAGAACTTTTGATAAAGATATCGAGTTTGTCAAAAAAAATAGATTACAGTAAAAGAAATTTAAATTTCAGTTCTGAAGAACTGAAGATAAAGAACAGAGAATATAACGCTAAACTAGAGGCCTGGAACAGGGTGAAAAAAAATAAAACTGAGAAAGATTATGTCCAAAGCAAAAAGAGGAACTTTAAAGAGCTCTTATATGCTGATCTTGAAACCCTAGAGCATATAAGGGTAGTTCAAAAAGATATAGATTTGGTAAAAAATGATATAGAGAAAGACAGAAGAGAACAGACCAGACTTAAAAATATCCTAGCACAAAAAGAGAGACAGGGTGAAAGGAAAAAAAGAGAGAAAGATACTCTTATTGCTCAGCTCAACAAAAAAGAGATATATCACAAAAAAAATATCTCAACTCTTGAGATTAAGAAAAAAAATATAGCGAAAGAGATAGATAGAATAATAATAGAAAGAGCAAGAAAGGTAAAAAATATAGATATTTCAACTGCAAAATCAAAAATAGGAAAAATGAAAAAACCGTTAAACGGCAGATATGCTGTTACTTTTGGACAGAAAAAACAAGGAAATGTCACAAGCAGTGGTATAGAGATAGCCTCTAGCCTGGGAAGCAGGGTAAAGTCAGCAGCATCTGGAAAGGTTATCTATGCCGGGAAATTTCAGGGTCTAGGTAAAGTGGTAATGGTTGACTATGGCTACAACATGATAGGTATCTACGGAAATCTAATAAGTCATTATGTAAAGGTAGGAAGCATAGTCAAAAAAGGACAGGACATAGGAATACTCGGAATGTCTACAGACGGTAAACCTAGTCTTTATTATGAACTTAGATTTAACCTAAAGGCTATAAATCCATTGCTTATGTTTTGA
- a CDS encoding cell division protein FtsX: protein MFKWLKSFLNELDEIIDRDFKCYRMNFFTLISAFIVLNAVGGVILNLHQNTENLKDNYKVRVYLKGNPDEKSINEFEGKLLELPEVRHMKYESKEVELRELEDDLGIRLPKGNNPLSDSISITFDGYDKLELLRQNLDKEDNFIKEVYVDNEQLQNLNKRIAKNQTFIRYFFLGAFLPVVLIIFNLLHTNIVKHSRDISSKIYMGDNKKNVLKPYYFISDAIFTGAAFTGTLIFLNFYEVFRKEFINYDRDYILSSTEQMLVLALVTILVIICVFPFVSRKIYRVKGDNQ from the coding sequence ATGTTTAAATGGTTAAAAAGCTTTTTGAATGAATTAGATGAAATAATAGATAGAGATTTTAAGTGTTATAGAATGAATTTTTTTACTCTTATTTCTGCTTTTATAGTTTTAAATGCAGTTGGAGGAGTTATTTTAAATCTACATCAGAATACTGAAAATTTAAAAGACAATTATAAAGTAAGGGTATATCTTAAGGGAAATCCAGACGAAAAATCAATAAATGAATTTGAGGGGAAACTACTTGAGTTGCCAGAAGTGAGACATATGAAGTATGAATCTAAAGAGGTTGAGTTGAGGGAGCTAGAAGATGACCTAGGAATAAGGCTTCCTAAGGGAAACAATCCACTTTCTGACAGCATTTCAATTACTTTTGACGGGTATGATAAACTAGAACTATTAAGGCAAAATCTAGATAAGGAAGATAACTTTATAAAAGAGGTATATGTAGACAATGAACAGTTACAAAATTTAAATAAAAGAATAGCCAAAAATCAAACATTTATAAGATATTTTTTCCTAGGGGCTTTTCTGCCTGTGGTTTTAATAATATTTAATCTTCTTCATACAAATATAGTAAAACACAGCAGGGATATAAGTTCGAAGATATATATGGGAGATAATAAAAAAAATGTTCTTAAACCTTATTATTTTATAAGTGATGCCATATTTACAGGGGCCGCCTTTACAGGAACGCTTATATTTCTAAATTTTTATGAAGTTTTCAGAAAAGAGTTTATAAATTATGACAGAGACTATATATTAAGTAGTACAGAACAGATGCTTGTTTTAGCCCTTGTGACTATTCTTGTAATTATCTGCGTATTTCCGTTTGTTTCAAGAAAAATATACAGAGTTAAAGGTGATAATCAGTGA
- a CDS encoding ATP-binding cassette domain-containing protein — MVKFVNVNLNGKTEVNLELNKCEFSYLSYKDKNEKNLFLQMLTKVALPKKGTIIIGGEDFTSSKAGCKIIIRKLGITYDDYKFISYKTIMENLQYYLNLRDYTDKEASKLSLEVLEFFDLAHKKDEFLENLTQEEKHYFSLARALSSEPSYLVMDDFHRGLDDQTIKKVFLLLEELCKNGLGIMYITNDVTILEKYPKDLNILGEGVIKNV; from the coding sequence TTGGTTAAATTTGTAAATGTAAATTTAAATGGAAAAACTGAAGTTAATTTAGAATTAAATAAATGTGAATTCTCTTATCTTTCTTATAAAGATAAAAATGAGAAGAATTTATTTTTACAAATGCTGACTAAAGTCGCTCTTCCTAAAAAAGGGACAATAATAATCGGAGGGGAAGATTTTACATCTTCGAAGGCAGGATGTAAAATTATTATTAGGAAACTTGGAATAACTTACGATGATTATAAATTTATAAGTTATAAAACTATTATGGAAAATTTACAATATTACCTTAATTTGAGGGACTATACCGATAAAGAGGCCAGTAAATTGTCACTAGAGGTCTTGGAATTTTTTGATCTTGCGCACAAAAAAGATGAATTTTTGGAAAATCTAACTCAAGAGGAGAAGCACTATTTCAGTTTAGCAAGAGCATTGTCTTCAGAACCTTCTTATCTTGTGATGGATGATTTTCACAGAGGGTTGGATGATCAAACTATAAAAAAAGTATTTTTACTATTAGAAGAACTTTGTAAAAATGGATTAGGTATAATGTATATCACAAATGACGTTACTATTTTGGAAAAATATCCAAAAGACTTAAATATACTTGGAGAGGGTGTTATTAAAAATGTTTAA